The sequence below is a genomic window from Streptosporangium lutulentum.
CTCCACGAACGGGTAGGGGCGTCGGCCGTACCGCCGCTTCCGGGCGAGGGTGAGATCCGAGCGTCCCGGCCGCCCCCTCGACGAAAGGACCGTGCCTTATTGCTGGATACAGCCTTGACATTCCCATTTGAGGGGGATCGCCCGGTCATCGGCCGCGTGCCCTCAGGCCACCCCCGGGCGCCGGGAGCTGGAGTCGCCCCACCGGCCTCATTCCGCCAAGTTGTGACGCTATGTGATGGCCTTCGCGTTAAATGTGCAGGTCGCGACATTGCGGGTGCTGTTTGGATAGCAATGGGTGGCGTTTCGGTAACCGGTCCCGGCGCTGGCCAGGGGTAACGCCCGATTGGGCCACGTGTCGGTGTGATAGCAGGTCCGGATGGATTCCAGACTCAGTTTGCTCAGTCACGACGATCCCTGCAGCATAGGCGTGGCTTTCCTGGAAGAATCAGCGGGGCGGCTAGAGTAAGTGCTTCACCATGGCTAACGGGATCGGCGGTAATACGACACCGCGTCGGCCGGGGGATTGGCGCGAGCGGAGGCGTGATGGCTCGAAGGTCGACGGTCCAGCGTGATCCTCGGATCGCTGGCGACCCTGAGCTTTCGGCATACCCGGGTGCGCCCCACGACCCCGATTTCGACGGCGCTCCGGCGCGTGGGAGAGGTGCGTCGCCCCGGGGCCGATGGTCGGGCGGAGGCGGACGCTGGCTGGTGTGGACCGGCCGCGCAGTGCTTTGGGCCCTAATAGTGGTTATTGTCGTAAATGGGGTCCGTGCACCTTTTGAGCGATTTACTCAGCAGGGCACGCCCACCGGATCGGTGGCCGCTTCCACGAGCGGATTCCCCGTCACCCAGGGCACCTCTTTCGCGAGCCAGTTCGCCGCCGTCTATCTGAATTTCGAGGCCGTCCGCTCGCAGGAGAGGGAGGCGAGACTCGCCCCATTCCTGCCCGAGGGCGCGGAGCCCCAGTTCGGCTGGGACGGATTCGGCCATATGGCCGCGGGAGCTCTGCAACCGTACGGTATCGAGGTCACCGACGGGCAGAACGCCGTCGTCACCCTGACCTACCAGTCGGGAAGCCGCCGCCAGCTTTTGTCCGTGCCCGTCTTCTACGACACGGACACGAAGAAGTTCGTGGTCTCCGGGCGTCCGGGCATCCTGCCCGCGCCGAAGCCGGCGGACCTGCCTCCCCAGGGCGGGCCCGACCGTGACGAGGCCGCGGAGCTTGAGCTTCGCACCCCCCTCGCCGACTTCTTCAAGGCCTACGCGGCGAGCGACACCGCCTCCCTGCAGCGTTATGCCGACGCCGGGGTCACCCTGGAGGGGTTCGGGGGGGCCTTCACCTTCGTGGAACTCAAGGATCTCGTCGTGCCGCTTCCCGGTGGCGCCACCCGGGAGGTGACCGCCACGGTCGTGTGGGGCGTTCCCGCGGGCGCGGCCCCGTCCGCCGATCCGACCTCGGACCCCGGAGACATGGGGGGGAAGCTGGAGCAGGCCTACCTGCTCACTGTGGTCAAGCAGGGCGACAAGTGGTTCGTCAAGGGCATCCGCGGCGCCGAACGGTCCGTGGGGTGACCATGATCGAACGATGCCGGTCCACAGTGAACACACCCCCCCTGATCGATGAGCCGCCAGTGGGGAAGCCGTGCGCGCGTGTGTCACGTTCCCATCACCGTCCGGCGGGCACGATCATGAGTACGGAGGACGACAAGTGATTCTGAAAACCATGCTGCTGGGCGTGCTCGAACTCGCTCAGCCAACCGCTCCTCCGGCAGGCGTGAACACCGAGGGCCTCGCCGACTTCCTCCGCAGCTTCTTCGCCCCGCTCTTCCTGGTCATCGTCTCGGTGGTGGCCCTCTTCTTCCTCTTCACCCGTGAGATCACCAGGTTCGTGCAGTTCATCATTCTGGCGATCGCCATCGGAGTGATCTTCTACGTGCCCAACATCATTGAGGTGACGGCCAAGGCGATCGCGAGCGCGCTGGGCATCCGAGGGGATTGAGACCGCCTCCAAGCGGTCAAACAAGGAGAGGCGGAAAAGGAGGAGCGCGTGGACCTGCCCACGTATACCAATATCTGGCGGATCGAGAAGCGGCTCTACAAGCTGTACGACCTACGGCTGCCGATGCCGCTTCCGATTGTCTGGATCGGTGGGTTCGTGGGTGTGCTGGCGCCGTGGTCGCTGCTGCTCTACCTGGTCGGCCTGCCCTTCGCCGCGCCCTGGCACGTGGTGTATCTGGTGCCGCCGGGCATCGTCACCTGGCTCTCCACCAGGCCGGTCATCGAGAGCAAGCGGCTCACCGAACTGCTCCAGTCGCAGATGCGTTACGTGGGCGAACCGCGCACCTGGTGCCGGATGGCCCCCGCCCACGAGCCCTCCGAGATCACGTTGACCGGCCGGGTGTGGCAGGCCGCGCCGCAGCAGGCGGCCTCGGTTCGGGCCAAGGTCTCTCGCAAGGCCCGTCACGCCCAGTCCAAGTGGGCCGCCGTCGCCTCCGCCCGCCAGGTTCGTCCCGCCGTGGCAGCCGCCGCGGCGGCTGCCACGGCCGCTCCGGTCACCGGCGAACGCATCGCCTGGGGTACGGTGGCCCGTCCCCGGAAGGGCACCGCCCCGGCTCTCGGCCAGGCCGTCGCCCCCGAGAGGTCCCCGCTGGTCGTGCCGGTCGGCTCCGCCCTCTCCGCGTCCCCCCTCACCCCCGCGTCCCCTCCACCTGTGACGGTGGTTCCGCCTTCCGCGTCCGTTCCCGGGGCGCCCGCAGGGAGGGGTTCCCTCACCCCGGCCGTACGGACTCCCGTCGCGCGGTTGAAGGCTCCGGCCGATCCGGCTCCCGCCGAACCCCCTTCCACGGGTGGGCAGACTCCCGCCGAACCCGCTTCCACGGGTGGGCAGGCTCCCGCCGCACCGGCCGAACCCCTCTCTCCGGGTGGGGCGGATCCGGCCGCCTCGACGGCCTCGGACGCGCCGGTCGCTCCGATCGGCACCGAGGCGTTGAAGCGGCTGCGCCGGCTCGCGGCCTCCGCCGAAGCCGAGCGTGGCGTTCCGTCCGTGCCCGACCGGCCCTCGCCGCACGCCACGTCTGCCGCGCCCGCTGCACCGGCCGCGTCCGCCGGGCCTTCCGCGCCCGCCGCACCCGCCGCGTCTTCCGCGTTCGCCGAGCCCGCTGCACCCGCTGCACCCGCCGGGCCTTCCGCGCCCGCCGGGCCTTCCGTTCCGGCCGTGCCGGCGGCTCAGCAGGCTCAGGTCCCCGACCCGCGTCCGAGCAGGACCTCGAGCCGCGACCCGGTGGAGACACCGGCCGCGGCCCTGACCCCGGACCCGGCCGAGACACCGGCTCAGACCCAGGTCCCCGCCCCGGCGGAGAGCCAGGATCAGGCCCAGGCCCAACTCCGGGCACCGGGCAAGGCCCAGACCCAACCCCAGTCCCCGACTCAGCCCCAGAGCCAGTCCCAGGCGCGACCCCGGGGCCGGGACGCGACTCCGGCGCGGGCTCCCCGGCGTCCCGATCCCGCCGAGCGGCCCGCGATCGTGCCCGACCCCGTCGAGCGGCCCTCCACCCCGGCCGCCCCCTCCATCGTGCCGAGGTTCGTCGGGCCCATTCCGATCGGACTGCGCGCCTCCGAGCAGGGGAGTGCTCCCGCGGAGACGGACGAGAGCGCGTGGGCTCAGCATCGCAAGGGGCAGCCGGTGGGCAAGCCCGCCGAGCCGCCGAAGACGTGGCCGTCCGAACGGTCCGCGGGGATGCCGGCGAACATGTCGATCCGCGCGGTCCCCTCGGCGTCCGCGGCCAAGGCCGATCCCGTGACGCCCTCGGTGCCGGTGCCCAGGCCCGGCCACGAGGAGACCAGGGTCCGCCGGGTGGAGTCGGTCGTCGGCCGCGACTCCTCCGGCGGGTGGCGGAGGCTCGCCCAGGTCGTCATCGGACCCGGCGGCGGAGGCCGTACGGACGGGTCGGAGGTCGACGAGGCGCGCGCCAGGGCGGTGTTCAGCGGCAGCCGGCGGGTGGTCGTGCTGGGCTGCACCGGCGGTGCGGGGCAGACCACGACCGCGCTCATGCTCGCCCACACCTTCGCCCGGTACCGCGAGGACCGGGTGCTCGCGGTCGACGCCAACATCGGCGCCCACGCCCTGTCCGGCCGGATCCAGGTCGAGTCCCCCGAGACCCTGAGCTCCCTGCTGTCCGGACTGGACAACGTCCACGGCTATCTGGGCATGCGCGCCTACACCAGCCGTTGCGCCTCCGGTCTCGAAGTCCTCGCCGGAGACGCCGACGCCGGTGCCGAGCAGCGGCTCTCCGACCGCTCGCTCTTCTCCGACCGGCGGCTCGGCCAGACCATGGACATGCTGGACCGGCACTACAAGCTGATGGTCGTCGACCCGGCGGCGGCACTGGCCGCGCGGGTGCTCCCCTACGCCGACCAGCTCGTCCTGGTCGTTCCGGCCAGCGAGGACGGGCCGGACGCGGTGGCCATGACCTACGAATGGCTTGACGGACACGGCTGCGCGGACCTCCGGCAACGGGCGATCATGGTCGTCAACGGGGTGAGTCGTCGAAGCATGGGCGACGTGGAACAGGCGGAGGCGGTCGCGCGGGGCAGGTGCCGGGCGATCGTACGGGTGCCCTGGGAGGACGAGCTGGCCCCCGGCAGATCCAACAGGGTGGAGCCGTCCCATCTGCGGACACCGGGCCGCCGGGCGTATCTCGCCCTGGCCGGGGTCGTGGTGGCGGGTTTCGGAGCGGTGCAGGTGGCTCGACCCAGCGAGGAGGAATTGGCTCAGTGATCCCCCGGGCACGAGGAGATGTGGTGGACGGGCGTGACGAGATTCAGGTGAGTGAGCGAACCGGCAGGCGCGAAGGTCTGGCCGTACGGTCGACCGAGGAGGCCGGGTGAGCCGTGCGTCGCGGGCGAGCAATCGCCTCGCCGTCCGATACTTCGACGACCGGATCCTGCTTACCGAATCGTCGGTGTGGGCCTACTTCCGGCTGCCCACGGTGAGCTATGAGTTCGTCACGCCCGAGGAGCGGGAGGCGCTGGCCACCAACATCACGATCGCGCTGGCCACGATCAGGATGCCGGACGCGGAGGTTCACCTGCGTGTGGCGCACCGCACCTATCCTGCGGCCGAGTGGGCGATGGCGCTGAACGCCACCTCCGACGAGGGCGCCGGCTGGCGCGACTACCTGGAGGAGATGTACCGGCACGTCTGGGCCAAGGACTTCTGGAGCAAGGAGGTCTATCTCGGCGTACGGCTCGGCGCCCGCGGGCGGCAACTGGGCGAGGGGGTGCTCTCCCAGCTCCTGGGCTTCTACCAGCGCAGCGAGAAGGCCCTGGGCATCGAGGACGACCACGTCCCGACGGCCGAGATCGCCCGGTGGACCGAGCAGGCGGAGCGGCTCGGCAGGGCGTTGTCGTCCAGCGCCCTGTACGCCAGGCACGCCACCTCGGCCGAGATCGCCTGGCTGTTCCAGCACGCCGCGACCGGTTCCCTGGGTGACCCGCCGGCCTCGGCCAGTCCCAAGCGGCGGTGGGGCAGGGGCGAGATCGAGTCCCTGGTCGAGGGGCAGATCCACAACGGCAGGTCGCTGCTGCGGATCGAGCAGACATACGGCGACTCCTACGTCGCGCACCTGTCCTTCGCCCGGTTCCCCGACCTCATGCCGTTCCCCGACGGCGAGCCGTGGATGCACTTCGCCGACCAGATGCCCTTCCCCGTGGAGGTCAGCTCAAGGATGCGGCTGATCCCGCCGGTGAAGGCCAGCAAGGACGTGGCGCGCAAGCTCG
It includes:
- a CDS encoding conjugal transfer protein; translation: MAASTSGFPVTQGTSFASQFAAVYLNFEAVRSQEREARLAPFLPEGAEPQFGWDGFGHMAAGALQPYGIEVTDGQNAVVTLTYQSGSRRQLLSVPVFYDTDTKKFVVSGRPGILPAPKPADLPPQGGPDRDEAAELELRTPLADFFKAYAASDTASLQRYADAGVTLEGFGGAFTFVELKDLVVPLPGGATREVTATVVWGVPAGAAPSADPTSDPGDMGGKLEQAYLLTVVKQGDKWFVKGIRGAERSVG
- a CDS encoding TcpE family conjugal transfer membrane protein; this translates as MDLPTYTNIWRIEKRLYKLYDLRLPMPLPIVWIGGFVGVLAPWSLLLYLVGLPFAAPWHVVYLVPPGIVTWLSTRPVIESKRLTELLQSQMRYVGEPRTWCRMAPAHEPSEITLTGRVWQAAPQQAASVRAKVSRKARHAQSKWAAVASARQVRPAVAAAAAAATAAPVTGERIAWGTVARPRKGTAPALGQAVAPERSPLVVPVGSALSASPLTPASPPPVTVVPPSASVPGAPAGRGSLTPAVRTPVARLKAPADPAPAEPPSTGGQTPAEPASTGGQAPAAPAEPLSPGGADPAASTASDAPVAPIGTEALKRLRRLAASAEAERGVPSVPDRPSPHATSAAPAAPAASAGPSAPAAPAASSAFAEPAAPAAPAGPSAPAGPSVPAVPAAQQAQVPDPRPSRTSSRDPVETPAAALTPDPAETPAQTQVPAPAESQDQAQAQLRAPGKAQTQPQSPTQPQSQSQARPRGRDATPARAPRRPDPAERPAIVPDPVERPSTPAAPSIVPRFVGPIPIGLRASEQGSAPAETDESAWAQHRKGQPVGKPAEPPKTWPSERSAGMPANMSIRAVPSASAAKADPVTPSVPVPRPGHEETRVRRVESVVGRDSSGGWRRLAQVVIGPGGGGRTDGSEVDEARARAVFSGSRRVVVLGCTGGAGQTTTALMLAHTFARYREDRVLAVDANIGAHALSGRIQVESPETLSSLLSGLDNVHGYLGMRAYTSRCASGLEVLAGDADAGAEQRLSDRSLFSDRRLGQTMDMLDRHYKLMVVDPAAALAARVLPYADQLVLVVPASEDGPDAVAMTYEWLDGHGCADLRQRAIMVVNGVSRRSMGDVEQAEAVARGRCRAIVRVPWEDELAPGRSNRVEPSHLRTPGRRAYLALAGVVVAGFGAVQVARPSEEELAQ